Proteins encoded in a region of the Sulfurimonas marina genome:
- a CDS encoding LegC family aminotransferase — protein MMQKIIDFIQYTFNTKEFIPLHEPRFLGNEKKYLNECIDSTFVSSVGKYVDTFESEFAKFVGSKYAIATVNGTAALHIALLLANVTKEDEVITQPLTFIATCNAISYCGAEPVFIDVDLDTMGMSPESLKNFLEEHCELKDNRCINKTTQKVIKACVPMHTFGHACRISEIQEICEQWFINLVEDSAESLGSYYKGQHTGTFGKLGAFSFNGNKIITSGGGGVIVTDDEVLAKRAKHLTTTAKIPHPFEYVHDEIGYNYRMPNLNAALLVAQLEQLEKFLESKKKLASIYAEFFSSKNSIKFISEPVDSSSNYWLQAVMMSTKEERDSFLEFTNNNSVMTRPIWKLMNELQMFQSCQTDGLKNAKFLEERIVNIPSSVRI, from the coding sequence TTATACAGTACACGTTTAATACAAAAGAATTTATACCTTTGCATGAACCAAGATTTCTAGGAAATGAAAAAAAGTATTTAAATGAATGTATTGATTCTACTTTCGTTTCAAGTGTAGGAAAGTATGTCGATACTTTTGAATCAGAATTTGCAAAATTTGTTGGTAGTAAATATGCAATAGCAACAGTAAATGGAACAGCGGCACTCCACATAGCACTTCTATTGGCTAATGTTACAAAAGAAGATGAGGTTATTACACAGCCGTTAACATTTATTGCAACATGTAATGCTATTAGTTATTGTGGTGCAGAACCTGTTTTTATAGATGTAGATTTAGATACAATGGGAATGAGCCCTGAATCTTTAAAAAACTTTTTAGAAGAACATTGTGAATTAAAAGATAACCGTTGTATTAACAAAACTACACAAAAAGTTATAAAAGCATGTGTCCCTATGCATACATTTGGTCACGCTTGTAGAATTAGTGAAATACAAGAGATATGTGAGCAATGGTTTATTAATTTGGTTGAAGATAGTGCAGAAAGTTTAGGAAGCTATTATAAAGGGCAGCATACGGGGACATTTGGAAAACTAGGTGCTTTTAGTTTTAATGGAAATAAAATTATTACATCGGGTGGAGGAGGAGTTATTGTTACAGATGACGAAGTACTTGCAAAACGGGCCAAGCATCTTACAACAACAGCAAAAATTCCACACCCGTTTGAATATGTACATGATGAGATAGGATATAACTATAGAATGCCTAATCTCAATGCTGCTCTGTTAGTTGCACAGCTAGAACAACTAGAAAAATTTTTAGAATCAAAAAAGAAACTTGCATCAATATATGCAGAGTTCTTTTCTTCAAAAAATAGTATTAAGTTTATTTCTGAACCAGTTGATTCGAGTTCTAATTATTGGCTGCAAGCTGTTATGATGAGTACAAAAGAAGAGAGAGATTCATTTTTAGAATTTACTAATAATAATAGTGTAATGACACGACCAATATGGAAACTTATGAATGAACTTCAGATGTTTCAATCTTGTCAAACAGATGGACTAAAGAATGCAAAGTTTTTAGAAGAACGAATCGTTAATATCCCTAGTAGTGTACGAATATGA
- a CDS encoding NeuD/PglB/VioB family sugar acetyltransferase, which produces MSREKIVLIGGGGHCHSVIDVIEQEKKYDIIGIVDQRDNIGKKVLDYEIIGCDDDLDKIFLTSSRAVITIGHIESNQLRKKLYKKLKAIGFSLPVVISPLAYVSNYSQIGEGTIVMHHALINANVKIGKNCIINTKALIEHDVIIEDNCHISTASVLNGGCQVKENTFYGSNAVSKQTTVIEGFVKAGSVIK; this is translated from the coding sequence ATGAGTAGAGAAAAAATAGTGTTAATTGGCGGTGGAGGACATTGTCATAGTGTTATTGATGTTATTGAACAAGAAAAAAAATATGATATTATTGGCATTGTTGACCAAAGGGATAACATAGGTAAAAAAGTTTTAGATTATGAGATAATTGGTTGTGATGATGATTTAGATAAAATATTTTTAACTTCTTCAAGAGCTGTTATAACAATAGGGCATATTGAATCAAATCAATTAAGAAAAAAACTCTATAAAAAGTTAAAAGCAATTGGTTTCTCACTACCTGTAGTAATTTCTCCTTTAGCCTATGTCTCTAATTATTCACAAATAGGAGAAGGGACAATTGTGATGCATCATGCATTAATAAATGCTAATGTAAAAATTGGTAAAAACTGTATAATTAATACAAAAGCTTTAATTGAACATGATGTGATTATAGAAGATAATTGTCATATCTCAACAGCTAGTGTCTTAAATGGTGGCTGTCAAGTTAAAGAAAATACTTTTTATGGTAGTAATGCTGTTTCAAAACAAACAACAGTTATAGAAGGTTTTGTAAAAGCTGGGAGTGTAATTAAATGA
- the neuB gene encoding N-acetylneuraminate synthase: protein MNHVFIIAEAGVNHNGSIELAKKLIDVAVEAGADAIKFQTFKTENLVSKNAKKAQYQKQTTDKDESQFEMIKKLELNVDAHTELMTYCKKKNIMFLSTPFDHDSIELLNDMGLDIFKIPSGEITNLPYLRHIGKLNKKIILSTGMSTIGEIENALNVLESAGTQKERITILHANTEYPTPMQDVNLKAMVTIGKTFDIPYGYSDHTLGIEVPTAAVAMGAQCIEKHFTLDKTMEGPDHKASLEPDELKAMVKAIRNIEIALGSSVKKPSISESKNIEIARKSIVAKKEIKAGETFSEDNLDIKRPGNGISPMRWDEIVGLTAQKDYLEDELI from the coding sequence ATGAATCATGTATTTATCATCGCAGAAGCAGGGGTAAACCATAACGGTTCCATAGAACTTGCTAAGAAACTTATAGATGTTGCAGTTGAAGCTGGAGCAGATGCTATTAAATTTCAAACATTTAAAACAGAAAACTTAGTAAGTAAAAATGCTAAAAAAGCACAATATCAAAAGCAAACTACAGATAAAGATGAATCTCAGTTTGAGATGATCAAAAAATTGGAATTAAATGTAGACGCCCATACAGAGTTAATGACCTATTGTAAAAAGAAAAATATTATGTTTTTATCTACACCTTTTGACCATGATAGCATAGAACTTTTAAATGACATGGGATTAGATATATTTAAAATTCCAAGTGGAGAGATTACAAATTTACCATATTTAAGACATATAGGAAAACTAAATAAAAAAATTATCTTATCAACGGGTATGTCAACAATTGGTGAAATTGAAAATGCGTTGAATGTTTTAGAAAGTGCAGGAACACAAAAAGAGAGAATAACTATACTTCATGCAAATACGGAGTACCCTACGCCAATGCAAGATGTAAATCTCAAAGCAATGGTGACAATTGGAAAAACTTTTGATATACCTTATGGATATAGTGATCATACTTTAGGTATTGAGGTCCCCACAGCAGCAGTGGCAATGGGTGCGCAGTGTATAGAAAAACATTTTACTTTAGATAAAACGATGGAAGGACCTGACCATAAAGCTTCTTTAGAACCGGATGAGTTAAAGGCTATGGTAAAAGCTATTAGAAATATTGAAATAGCTCTTGGTAGTAGTGTAAAAAAACCAAGTATAAGTGAAAGTAAAAATATTGAAATTGCTAGAAAATCAATTGTTGCAAAAAAAGAGATTAAAGCAGGTGAGACTTTTAGTGAAGATAATCTGGATATAAAACGACCTGGTAATGGGATCAGTCCAATGAGATGGGATGAGATTGTTGGTTTAACAGCACAGAAAGATTATTTGGAAGATGAATTGATATGA
- the neuC gene encoding UDP-N-acetylglucosamine 2-epimerase, which translates to MKKICVVTGTRAEYGLLYWLIKAIEIDTDLELQLIVTGMHLSPEFGLTFKEIEKEFKVNKKIEILLSSDTPIGISKSMGLAQISFAETYADLNPDLIVVLGDRYEILSAAATAMIARIPIAHLHGGEITEGAFDDAIRHSITKMSHLHFTATEEYKNRVIQLGEKPENVFNVGGMGIENIKRLKLLSKEEFEKSINFQLNKRNILVTFHPVTLENETAEEQFKELLSAIDELDNTNIIFTKANSDTNGRIINSMIDEYVSQHSTKSIAFTSMGQLRYLSTLQYVDAVVGNSSSGLLEVPSFHKGTINIGERQQGRIKAQSVIDCKPNKESILNAFIQLESKEFQDILLTVKNPYGDGIASEKIINILKQKDLKKLLKKSFYDLGK; encoded by the coding sequence ATGAAAAAGATTTGTGTAGTTACTGGTACAAGAGCTGAATATGGACTGTTATATTGGTTGATCAAAGCTATAGAAATAGATACTGACTTAGAATTACAGTTAATTGTTACGGGAATGCATTTAAGTCCGGAATTTGGACTCACTTTTAAAGAGATAGAAAAAGAGTTTAAAGTTAATAAGAAGATTGAGATACTATTATCATCAGATACCCCAATAGGTATTTCAAAATCGATGGGATTAGCACAAATTTCATTTGCTGAAACTTATGCTGATTTGAACCCGGATCTTATTGTTGTGTTGGGTGATCGATATGAAATCTTAAGTGCAGCTGCTACAGCAATGATAGCACGAATTCCTATTGCACATTTGCATGGTGGAGAAATTACTGAAGGGGCTTTTGATGATGCAATCAGGCACAGTATTACAAAGATGAGCCATTTACACTTTACAGCTACAGAGGAATATAAAAATAGAGTAATTCAACTTGGTGAAAAACCTGAAAATGTTTTTAACGTTGGAGGCATGGGTATTGAGAATATTAAACGATTAAAGTTATTGTCAAAAGAAGAGTTTGAAAAGTCTATAAACTTTCAGTTAAATAAACGAAATATATTAGTGACATTTCATCCTGTAACTTTAGAAAATGAAACAGCAGAGGAACAATTTAAAGAGTTGTTATCCGCTATAGACGAACTTGATAATACAAATATTATTTTTACAAAGGCCAATAGCGATACAAATGGAAGAATTATTAATAGTATGATCGATGAATATGTTTCACAACATTCTACTAAATCAATAGCTTTTACATCAATGGGACAATTAAGATATTTAAGCACATTACAATATGTAGATGCAGTAGTTGGAAATAGCTCAAGTGGATTATTGGAAGTTCCAAGTTTTCATAAAGGGACTATAAATATTGGTGAACGACAACAAGGTAGAATAAAAGCACAGAGTGTAATTGATTGTAAACCAAATAAAGAGAGTATTTTAAATGCTTTTATTCAATTAGAAAGTAAAGAGTTTCAAGATATATTACTTACTGTAAAAAATCCGTATGGTGATGGTATTGCGAGTGAAAAGATAATTAATATCTTAAAGCAAAAAGATTTAAAAAAACTATTAAAAAAATCATTTTATGATTTAGGTAAATAA
- a CDS encoding nucleotidyltransferase family protein, protein MKNIDSLKLNINSTIKEALAIIDQGALQIALVVDEHGTLLGTITDGDIRRGLLKGLELDSSIETIIYKTPTIATISDTKEEILKVALLKKLHQIPIVNAEGKVVGLKEIEELIKPKTKTNKVVLMVGGLGTRLRPLTENVPKPMLKVGDKPILETIVEKFAEYGYINIIMCVNYKSHIIQDYFGDGKKFGVNIEYVLEEQRMGTAGALSLLKEKPTEPFFVMNGDLLTNVNFEHLHDYHLSNNALATMCVREYDFQVPYGVVNIEESKILSIAEKPVHKFFVSAGIYMLSSEVLEYIPKNEFFDMPTLFETLISKNKNAISFPLREYWLDIGRIEEYKKANEEYNEVF, encoded by the coding sequence ATGAAAAACATAGACAGTTTAAAACTAAACATTAATTCAACTATAAAAGAAGCATTAGCAATTATAGATCAGGGAGCTTTACAAATAGCACTAGTAGTCGATGAACATGGTACATTGTTAGGAACAATAACGGATGGTGACATACGTAGAGGATTGTTAAAGGGTTTAGAGCTTGATAGCTCTATAGAAACAATTATATATAAAACACCTACAATAGCAACTATCAGCGATACAAAAGAAGAAATATTAAAAGTGGCATTATTGAAAAAGCTACATCAAATTCCAATAGTTAATGCTGAGGGAAAAGTTGTCGGTCTTAAGGAAATTGAAGAGCTTATCAAGCCGAAAACAAAGACAAACAAGGTTGTTTTAATGGTTGGTGGCTTAGGGACAAGACTACGTCCGCTTACTGAAAATGTTCCAAAACCAATGTTAAAAGTAGGTGATAAACCTATATTAGAAACTATTGTAGAAAAGTTCGCAGAGTATGGGTATATTAATATTATTATGTGTGTAAATTATAAATCACATATAATTCAAGACTATTTCGGTGATGGAAAAAAGTTTGGAGTAAATATCGAGTATGTTTTAGAAGAGCAAAGGATGGGTACAGCCGGTGCATTAAGTCTTTTAAAGGAAAAACCTACTGAACCGTTTTTTGTAATGAATGGTGATTTACTAACAAATGTAAATTTTGAACACCTTCATGATTATCATCTTTCTAATAACGCATTGGCTACTATGTGTGTAAGGGAATATGATTTTCAAGTTCCTTACGGGGTTGTTAATATTGAAGAGAGTAAAATATTATCAATAGCAGAGAAACCTGTACATAAATTTTTTGTGAGTGCAGGGATATATATGCTTTCTTCTGAAGTTTTAGAATATATTCCGAAAAACGAATTTTTTGATATGCCAACATTATTTGAAACATTAATAAGTAAAAATAAAAATGCTATCTCATTCCCTCTTCGAGAATATTGGCTTGATATTGGAAGAATTGAAGAATATAAAAAGGCCAATGAAGAGTACAATGAGGTATTTTAA
- a CDS encoding cytidylyltransferase domain-containing protein — protein MFLNKTYLAIIPARGGSKRLPRKNILDLNGKPLITWTIEAGMKSKYIDKVVVSSDDDEILNKSKEYGSKTIKRPNELATDTSTTFDTIKHTIENMEEYDYIVLLQPTSPLRNEKHIDEAIKLLEEKQADAVISVCELDHSLLWSNTLPEDKNMSNFLRNEVNNKRSQDLEIYYRINGALYICKTEKLLENKGFFLKENIFSYIMERKYSIDIDEKIDFQIAQLFMKEIV, from the coding sequence ATGTTTTTAAATAAAACATATTTAGCAATAATACCTGCACGAGGAGGCAGTAAAAGGTTACCACGAAAAAATATTTTAGATTTAAATGGAAAACCTCTTATTACTTGGACTATTGAAGCAGGTATGAAATCTAAGTATATTGATAAAGTAGTTGTTAGTAGTGATGATGATGAAATTTTAAATAAATCAAAAGAATATGGTTCGAAAACGATAAAAAGACCTAATGAATTAGCTACTGATACATCTACAACTTTTGATACTATAAAACATACTATAGAAAACATGGAAGAGTATGATTATATAGTTTTACTTCAACCTACTAGTCCACTTAGGAATGAAAAGCATATAGATGAGGCTATAAAACTTTTAGAAGAGAAACAAGCTGATGCCGTGATCAGTGTTTGTGAATTAGACCATAGCCTCCTTTGGAGCAATACTTTACCAGAAGATAAAAATATGAGTAATTTTTTAAGAAATGAAGTGAATAATAAAAGAAGTCAGGATTTAGAAATATACTATAGAATAAATGGTGCTCTTTATATCTGTAAAACAGAAAAGCTTTTAGAAAATAAAGGTTTTTTTCTAAAAGAAAATATTTTTTCATATATTATGGAAAGAAAATACTCTATTGATATAGATGAAAAGATAGATTTTCAAATTGCACAGTTATTTATGAAGGAAATTGTATGA
- a CDS encoding polysialyltransferase family glycosyltransferase produces MKKHSLSIVASPLQLLNAMEAVNSFSTNENILLLMYNSSLNKTDFQQKINLLNKEEWDKIIYYDLAKIRKKKRFFEQVKLIKELKKDKYDYLFVGDLGTIQQALMANLTTKNIYLIDDGTLTLSTYDVLKDKNFFHKFSFSKKLKLLRYLLANLKFRIKQDINFFTIYNLEPLPHISIKKHDFSHLKNAKLKLCEQSNDIYILGQKLVEVGFIEKEKYLEYLEKIIKRLLIEYTGNIIYIPHRAEIITDDYKELENERFSIKNDISEGPIEIFLLKNGIYPSVIVSFFSSALFNLKKIFHESTVLAVKIDRNDLKVQNDRLETINRSYSLLENAGVVIENFE; encoded by the coding sequence ATGAAGAAACATAGTTTATCTATTGTAGCTTCACCTTTACAGCTACTTAATGCTATGGAGGCTGTAAACTCTTTTTCAACTAACGAAAATATATTGTTATTAATGTACAACTCCTCTTTAAATAAGACAGATTTTCAACAAAAAATCAACCTACTCAACAAAGAAGAGTGGGATAAAATAATTTATTATGATTTAGCTAAAATAAGGAAGAAAAAACGTTTCTTTGAACAGGTGAAATTAATAAAAGAGCTAAAAAAAGACAAATATGATTATTTATTTGTTGGAGATTTAGGAACTATACAACAGGCTTTAATGGCTAATTTAACTACGAAGAATATATATTTAATAGATGATGGAACATTGACACTTTCAACTTATGATGTATTAAAAGATAAAAATTTTTTTCATAAGTTTTCTTTCTCAAAGAAACTAAAATTATTACGATATTTATTGGCAAATTTAAAGTTTAGAATCAAACAAGATATCAATTTCTTTACTATTTATAATTTAGAACCTTTACCTCATATAAGCATTAAAAAACATGATTTTTCTCATTTAAAGAATGCTAAACTGAAGTTATGTGAACAAAGTAACGATATTTATATCTTAGGTCAGAAACTAGTTGAGGTTGGTTTTATCGAAAAAGAAAAATATCTAGAGTATTTGGAAAAAATAATTAAGAGATTATTGATAGAATATACGGGAAATATTATATATATACCTCATAGAGCTGAAATAATAACAGACGATTATAAAGAGTTAGAGAATGAACGCTTTTCGATAAAGAATGACATTTCAGAAGGTCCTATTGAGATCTTTCTTCTTAAAAATGGGATATATCCATCAGTAATAGTTTCTTTTTTTTCATCTGCATTGTTTAATTTAAAGAAAATTTTTCATGAATCAACAGTACTTGCGGTCAAGATTGATAGAAATGATTTAAAAGTGCAGAATGATAGATTAGAAACTATTAATAGAAGTTATAGCCTTTTGGAAAATGCAGGTGTTGTTATTGAGAATTTTGAATAG
- a CDS encoding glycosyltransferase family 2 protein, producing MEEKKVPFLSIVAPCYNEEAVVDIFLEKMFYILEKLDKTFEIVFVNDGSKDNTLEVLKAKSKEYSEVRVINLSRNFGKEAALTAGIDASLGETVVPIDVDLQDPPELILDFVKKYEEGYDVVVGKRADRTTDSAAKRVSAELFYKMHNKISHIEIPHNVGDYRLMSRRVVDELKKLPETQRFMKGIFAWLGFKTAVVEYKRESRAAGETSFNGWKLWNFALDGITSFSTAPLRVWLYVGIVLAFIAFLYGSWIILKTLIFGIDTPGYASMITVVLFLGGIQLMGIGILGEYIGRIYLESKNRPIYIVENEY from the coding sequence ATGGAAGAGAAAAAAGTACCGTTTTTATCTATAGTTGCTCCTTGTTACAATGAAGAAGCTGTTGTTGATATATTTTTAGAAAAAATGTTTTATATTTTAGAAAAGTTAGATAAAACATTTGAAATTGTTTTTGTAAATGATGGAAGTAAAGACAATACATTAGAAGTTTTAAAAGCGAAATCAAAAGAGTATTCAGAAGTAAGAGTTATTAACCTTTCTAGAAACTTTGGGAAAGAAGCAGCTCTTACTGCAGGGATAGATGCAAGTCTTGGAGAGACGGTTGTACCAATCGATGTTGATCTTCAGGACCCGCCGGAACTTATTTTAGACTTTGTAAAAAAATATGAAGAGGGGTACGATGTGGTAGTTGGTAAACGTGCTGATCGTACAACTGATTCTGCAGCAAAAAGAGTGAGTGCAGAGCTTTTTTATAAGATGCATAATAAAATCTCACACATCGAGATCCCTCACAATGTCGGTGATTATAGACTTATGTCAAGACGAGTTGTGGATGAGTTGAAAAAACTTCCGGAAACGCAACGTTTTATGAAAGGGATCTTCGCTTGGCTTGGGTTTAAAACTGCCGTTGTAGAGTATAAAAGAGAATCTCGTGCAGCCGGTGAAACAAGCTTTAACGGTTGGAAGTTATGGAACTTTGCACTTGACGGTATTACAAGTTTTTCAACTGCACCGCTTCGTGTTTGGCTTTATGTTGGGATAGTGCTGGCATTTATCGCATTCTTATACGGTTCGTGGATAATTTTAAAAACATTGATTTTTGGTATTGACACTCCAGGGTATGCATCAATGATTACAGTTGTCCTTTTCTTAGGCGGTATTCAGTTGATGGGGATCGGTATTTTAGGCGAGTATATTGGAAGAATCTATCTTGAATCTAAAAACAGACCTATTTACATTGTGGAGAACGAGTATTAA
- a CDS encoding GtrA family protein, with product MEESILNLKTDLFTLWRTSIKSHIIQLSKYGIFGIIATLIHLGVASGVIYFFQAGVFIANSIAFFTAFMFSYIFQTLFVFTTSFQLKKLFRFFLVQYGTFLFSYILSNIIELSNAYLHTALIVVIMPLVTFIIHKFWTFKEL from the coding sequence TTGGAAGAATCTATCTTGAATCTAAAAACAGACCTATTTACATTGTGGAGAACGAGTATTAAATCTCATATTATTCAGCTAAGTAAATACGGTATCTTCGGTATTATTGCAACGCTTATTCATTTAGGTGTTGCATCTGGAGTCATATACTTTTTTCAAGCCGGTGTATTTATAGCTAATTCAATAGCATTTTTTACTGCTTTTATGTTCTCATATATTTTTCAAACTTTATTTGTTTTTACTACAAGTTTTCAACTCAAAAAGCTTTTTCGTTTTTTCCTCGTACAGTATGGAACATTTTTATTTTCATATATACTCTCAAATATTATAGAACTTTCAAATGCTTATTTACATACTGCATTGATAGTAGTTATAATGCCATTAGTGACTTTCATCATACATAAATTTTGGACTTTTAAAGAGTTATAG